In Bufo gargarizans isolate SCDJY-AF-19 chromosome 6, ASM1485885v1, whole genome shotgun sequence, a single genomic region encodes these proteins:
- the LOC122942185 gene encoding DNA damage-regulated autophagy modulator protein 1-like, whose protein sequence is MEIRGLAFLPILFTTWSLLGLCAAITITFTLSHSKSLYISATGAEFPESVVFTVVFMVTSFLGAGVVSVQYRFMILHSEPSEKRNIICQKILYAMGWLACIANAVTGVCSTKINSIAHSIGAGTGFFFFAVYNLSQAICLYEKSFSSRHVCHIRFASTLVTIVALLIFDLGLTMNRLCNNDHCKEIFSMIGMVGEWMGFVGLLIFPMMYYTDFQHLSLMLSREGVSIILRQKTQDPETPQ, encoded by the exons ATGGAGATTCGGGGTTTGGCATTCTTGCCTATCCTCTTCACCACATGGTCACTATTAGGCCTTTGCGCAGCAATTACCATCACTTTTACCTTAAGCCATTCAAAATCTTtgtacatcag TGCTACGGGAGCAGAGTTCCCAGAATCGGTGGTCTTCACCGTCGTTTTCATGGTGACTTCCTTTCTAG GAGCTGGCGTCGTTTCCGTCCAATACAGGTTCATGATCCTCCATTCTGAACCATCAGAGAAGCGAAATATCATCTGCCAGAAAATCCTATACGCCATGGGATGGCTCGCGTGTATTGCCAATGCCGTGACTGGTGTATGTTCG ACGAAGATCAATTCCATAGCTCACAGTATCGGAGCAGGAACTGGCTTTTTCTTCTTTGCCGTTTACAACCTTAGCCAAGCTATATGCCTGTATGAGAAATCCTTCAGCAGTCGTCACGTGTGCCACATAAGATTTGCATCAACCTTGGTGACCATTGTGGCACTGCTGATCT TTGATTTAGGTTTGACCATGAACCGCCTATGTAACAACGATCACTGTAAAGAG ATCTTCTCTATGATAGGCATGGTAGGCGAGTGGATGGGATTTGTTGGCCTGCTAATATTCCCGATGATGTACTATACAGATTTCCAG catTTGTCATTAATGTTGTCCAGAGAAGGCGTCTCCATCATTCTGAGGCAAAAGACCCAGGACCCAGAAACCCCCCAATAA